The following coding sequences are from one Anabas testudineus chromosome 16, fAnaTes1.2, whole genome shotgun sequence window:
- the LOC113169808 gene encoding free fatty acid receptor 2-like, with product MVLIVKSEVILSVYIISFLIGLPANLFALYAFSVKIYSKPLPVDILLLNLTVSDLLFLIILPLKMHEAASDMTWTLPYFLCSITSLTFFSTIYTSSLLLMAVSVVRYISVAFPITYHQLRKPVYAIVISAVIWIFSSAHCSITIIIQELPSLANKNSSVCYENFTETQLKVLLPVRLELFFVLCLVPLLICVYCYLSCIWILYSRPRISQVQKQKAIGMALGTLAVFLICVVPYNVSHVVGFIEGDSPKWRYYTLLLSTFNTCIDPIIFYFSSSAFQCRSTKFILRRKRPTATGLQMQYTNSS from the coding sequence ATGGTACTAATCGTGAAGAGTGAGGTGATTCTCTCAGTCTATATCATTTCCTTCCTGATAGGACTACCAGCCAACCTCTTCGCTCTCTACGCCTTCAGTGTCAAGATTTACTCTAAGCCACTTCCAGTAGACATCCTACTGCTCAATCTCACTGTCTCTGACCTGCTCTTCTTGATCATCCTTCCTCTCAAGATGCATGAAGCAGCTTCTGATATGACATGGACTCTGCCCTATTTCCTATGTTCCATCACCTCTCTTACCTTCTTCTCCACAATCTACACCAGCTCCTTGCTGCTGATGGCAGTCAGTGTGGTACGCTACATAAGTGTAGCTTTCCCTATCACCTATCATCAGCTGCGCAAACCTGTGTATGCGATAGTGATCAGTGCTGTTATTTGGATATTTTCATCAGCACACTGCAGCATCACTATCATCATCCAGGAACTCCCATCACTGGCCAACAAAAACTCCAGTGTTTGCTATGAGAActtcacagagacacagttgAAGGTCCTACTCCCAGTACGTTTGGAGCTTTTCTTTGTTCTATGCCTAGTACCTCTTCTAATTTGTGTTTACTGCTACTTGAGCTGCATCTGGATCCTATACAGCCGTCCAAGAATATCCCAGGTACAGAAGCAGAAGGCCATCGGCATGGCCTTGGGAACTCTAGCTGTGTTCCTCATTTGTGTGGTACCATACAACGTCTCTCATGTAGTGGGTTTCATTGAGGGTGATAGCCCAAAATGGAGATACTACACCTTGCTTCTTAGTACCTTCAACACCTGTATTGATCCCATCATCTTCTATTTTTCCTCCTCCGCCTTCCAGTGCAGGAGTACAAAGTTCATTTTGAGGAGGAAAAGACCCACTGCTACAGGATTGCAAATGCAATACACAAACTCTAGCTAA